A stretch of Mauremys reevesii isolate NIE-2019 linkage group 25, ASM1616193v1, whole genome shotgun sequence DNA encodes these proteins:
- the LOC120391196 gene encoding twist-related protein 2-like → MAETRVKDQEWRDQLQKGCLSRCTVAFAGPPSCEVQGPSACQVGETPGLKGISSEKMKEESMCPDSPEGSLVTSEEEGERLHKKCLRKRGQLGKPMEDCGSHSPQGKRSKRSPVPQSFEDVHTQRVIANVRERQRTQSLNDAFAELRKIIPTLPSDKLSKIQTLKLAARYIDFLYQVLQSDELDHKITSCNYLAHERLSYAFSVWRMEGAWSMSASH, encoded by the coding sequence GCTGCCTCTCCAGATGCACTGTGGCCTTTGCAGGCCCTCCATCCTGTGAGGTCCAAGGCCCCAGTGCCTGCCAGGTGGGAGAGACTCCTGGGCTGAAGGGGATCAGTTctgagaagatgaaagaggagaGCATGTGCCCAGACTCCCCCGAAGGCAGCCTGGTCACTAGTGAGGAGGAGGGTGAACGGCTTCACAAGAAATGCCTCCGCAAGCGCGGCCAGCTGGGCAAACCCATGGAGGATTGTGGCTCGCATTCTCCGCAGGGCAAGCGCAGCAAGCGCAGCCCCGTTCCCCAGTCCTTCGAGGACGTGCACACTCAGCGGGTGATCGCCAATGTACGGGAGAGGCAGCGCACCCAGTCGCTCAACGATGCCTTTGCCGAGTTGCGGAAGATCATCCCCACGCTGCCCTCCGACAAGCTCAGCAAGATCCAGACCCTCAAGCTGGCCGCCCGCTACATAGACTTCTTGTACCAGGTGCTGCAGAGTGATGAGCTGGACCACAAGATCACCAGCTGTAACTACCTGGCCCACGAGAGGCTCAGCTACGCCTTCTCCGTCTGGAGGATGGAAGGGGCTTGGTCCATGTCAGCATCTCACTGA